One stretch of Lysobacter sp. TY2-98 DNA includes these proteins:
- a CDS encoding crotonase/enoyl-CoA hydratase family protein, with protein sequence MSTIESLHRARLHPTVRVDSDAHGAGDWLYMHADHATGIRPCFRTELMHDMWSMLSEVAGAPLPASASPLRHVVLASDAPGAFNLGGDLALFASLIRQGDRDGLMNYATRCVDGVHLLHDGLGGDVRTIALVQGDALGGGMELALACQVIVAEEGTEMGLPEVLFGLFPGMGAYSFLSRRVAPHQAERLILEGRIVPVEELHRMGIVDVVAPKGEGERVVRELIRQEQRAPHAHLALNRVRRAANPVSYQELIDITAIWVDAALKLDDRSLRTMERIVRAQAKRSAAR encoded by the coding sequence CGTACGGGTGGACTCCGATGCCCACGGTGCTGGCGACTGGCTGTACATGCATGCCGACCACGCCACCGGCATCCGCCCCTGTTTCCGCACTGAGCTGATGCACGACATGTGGTCGATGCTGTCGGAGGTCGCAGGCGCGCCCCTACCCGCCTCCGCCAGTCCGCTGCGCCACGTCGTGCTCGCATCCGACGCGCCGGGCGCGTTCAACCTCGGCGGTGACCTCGCACTGTTCGCGAGCCTGATCCGCCAGGGCGATCGCGATGGGCTGATGAACTACGCGACGCGCTGCGTCGACGGCGTGCACCTGCTCCACGACGGCCTGGGGGGCGACGTGCGCACGATCGCGCTGGTGCAGGGCGACGCGCTGGGCGGTGGCATGGAGCTCGCGCTGGCCTGCCAGGTCATCGTCGCCGAGGAAGGCACCGAGATGGGCTTGCCGGAGGTGCTGTTCGGCCTGTTCCCGGGCATGGGCGCGTACTCGTTCCTGAGCCGCCGCGTGGCGCCGCACCAGGCCGAGCGCCTGATCCTCGAAGGCCGCATCGTGCCGGTCGAGGAACTGCATCGCATGGGCATCGTCGACGTGGTGGCGCCGAAGGGCGAAGGCGAGCGTGTGGTGCGCGAGCTGATCCGCCAGGAACAGCGGGCCCCGCATGCGCATCTCGCACTCAATCGCGTGCGTCGCGCAGCGAATCCGGTGAGCTACCAGGAGCTGATCGACATCACGGCGATCTGGGTGGATGCCGCGTTGAAGCTCGACGACCGCTCGCTGCGCACGATGGAGCGGATTGTCCGCGCGCAGGCGAAGCGTTCGGCCGCGCGCTGA